The following is a genomic window from Triplophysa rosa linkage group LG11, Trosa_1v2, whole genome shotgun sequence.
tgagtcatttatacagagAGTTGATGTGGGAGCAGGGCGGCTCTCAGAAGGCTTTTTATCACACCAGGAGGATTTTATTTTTACCTCTGACTCGCTCTAAAGAAGCCTCGATTGAAACAAGTGCATGAAATGTTCTCTGTTCACAGTAAGAGTGAGCTCTACCTCGGGAGAATTTAACATTTGAACTGGTTTTATGGGAAAGGATGAAAATGGTGGCATGTTACTTGATTTGTCAATATTTATGTTATGGTTATTTATTTCTTCTCAAGCTCATTTGAGGTTTGGTGGATGTATTGAAGAGttgatttgcaaaaacagataaccgATACtcttacattattttttattttactattattttagttttttttttgttattcctacataataaaacaacctaactgcagtttgattgatattcattgaaacgcacaataaaaaaacatggtttctgaaaatgttacattttttgctATTGAACTCTTCACATTACACCCTGACCCGTGTCCTCATGTTTAAATGTATCATGCATTTTAATCTtgtgacattttaaacatttcaggAGGAAATATTGTATGACATAGGACAATAAGCAGCTATTTTTCTAATAAAGGTATTTTATTGTGACATTTGTTGTGCCTTTTTATTAAGGATATTACATTACTGCACATGCTAATATGGTTCATGCAGATAAAATATTGTCATAATGAAACACATTGATACTTACAGTGTGTTTAAATGAGTGTGTTATTTTGGGCAAGAGAGAGCTATAGGCTAgtccacctaaaaatgaaaatcattttcttcctttgatgtaatttcaaacctgtttatttcttttgaaccacatgagggtgaataaatgatgacagttttatATTTGGGTTACCTATTCCTTTAAATTATTCGATAAAACCGAAACAGAAccttaaaaataatcattttgaaTTAGCAAAGCCTTCCTTTGCACTGACATAAAATCATTGAACAACCTTGTGCCAACTTGATAACAGAAacaaagttatattttattgcagTGTGGTATAAACTGATACCTTATGCTGTACATAATGGTTTAATAATTAACCCACAAAACATTATTGACCatgaataaatattaactaTGTATTCTGAATACTATGACTCCCTAGTAGTAAGGGGCACCATTTTCTTTTAGGTATATGTGCACCGTGACAGAAAGTGGATTGTTATTCTTTTTTCTGGaaccaaagataaaaaatattattcttcCTGCTCGTGATGGCTAAAGAACACCAGTTTAACAGAATACGCTGTGTCAGTGATGTACACCAACAGGTTGATGAAAGTCATAAACGTTACCACGACCAGATCATCCCACGTGCAATGGTTACATTGAACAGGACGGGGGTTTTGTTTGAACACATACAGCGGCCAGATAACAATAGCAGTAGCGTACATAACAGCAGCCAGTGCGTTACAGACGGTGACCAGCACGTCGAAGAAAAACGGAAACACAAGCAACAGCCTGGCGATGGTCAGGAGAATGATGAGCAATGAGAAAATGAAACAGATGGAATAGACGGCCACGCACCACTGCAGTCCCGGAAACTTCTTGTACTCTACGGGGTCCAGAGATGTGAATATGATGCACGCTACGAAGGTCTCGAGAATCTTGAGGAGACCTGGAACGGTGCTGAGAAAACCACTGATCTCCCCTGGTCTTTTGTGGACCAACCAGACCTCGACCGCgtacagcacaaaacacaaccAGGAGACCACCGATGCCCCGATCTGCCTGGAGCAAGAGGAGCAGGCGAAGAACGTCGGGTAGATGATTGAAGCCGTGACCATCATGAGTGCCGCCAACATGGCGAAGGCCGTGGTAAAGTCCTCCCATGAGATGGGTACTTTGGTGTTCAGGTTGGTGAACTCCAGAATGTGGATGAGGAGCGTCATAAAGCAACAGAAGCACCAGCAGAACATGCACCAGGACCAGTGGGACAGGCCGAAGTTTACGAAGCCCGCGGACGCCACCAATGCGAAGCAGGTGCATGTCAGGACAAACTCTGACATCCGCACGATGCCGACTGGTGAAATCAGCGCTTTGAAATCCAAATGCACCATTGTAACCCCAGCTGAAATTCCTGCAGTATTTATGCAACGTTTTCGACCTCTTCAAACAGCATTGCTTTCTTTTGAGTGTCTTTGTTGCGTCTCATTGTTCTGTCATCCATGTTAACAAACCCACATGTCCAACCCGAAAAGCGATGGCCTTAACCGAGTTCCTCCTTGTAGTGTCCTAAGTTTCCCCGATGTGGCACTAGAATTAGAAACCACCAATTGAGCCATTCTGTTCTTATCAGTTTTACAACCCTGCTCAGAGATCTTATTGGtttctggtgtgttttatgAGCTGATTCCAAACCTTTAACT
Proteins encoded in this region:
- the LOC130561247 gene encoding myeloid-associated differentiation marker, whose protein sequence is MVHLDFKALISPVGIVRMSEFVLTCTCFALVASAGFVNFGLSHWSWCMFCWCFCCFMTLLIHILEFTNLNTKVPISWEDFTTAFAMLAALMMVTASIIYPTFFACSSCSRQIGASVVSWLCFVLYAVEVWLVHKRPGEISGFLSTVPGLLKILETFVACIIFTSLDPVEYKKFPGLQWCVAVYSICFIFSLLIILLTIARLLLVFPFFFDVLVTVCNALAAVMYATAIVIWPLYVFKQNPRPVQCNHCTWDDLVVVTFMTFINLLVYITDTAYSVKLVFFSHHEQEE